The window GCAACATCGCACTGGTGGCGCTTGCGCCCGCCATTGCCGTGGCGGCCGGTAACGGCTGGCGCGCTGTTCTGGTGGCGGAAACGCCCGACGATACCGCGCTGCTGGCCTTGGCCGCGCAGTTGTGCCACGATTAATCGGTAGCCAGCATTGGCTGCAACCGCGCATCGGCGCCGTCTGGCAAGGGTATGATGGACAGCTTCACTTCAGGAACTTCAGGCAATGCTGCAGATCGCGGCACGACACCGGATGATACGCCGGATGCCGGATCGACCGCTTCGTCGGCCAAGCCAACGGCAAAACAGGCGGGAGCCGTTTCGGTCCGCACAATGATCGGCCTGATTGCAGCCGCGTTTCTGGCGGGCGCCGTGCTGCTTGCAGTGTTGCTCCATTTTTCAGGCTACACATCCGACCGGCCCGAGACCGCACAAATCTCGACCCAGCAGAAACTTGCCGCAGACAGCGCCAGTATCGACGCCGCGCTGGAGGCTGGCGCTGCTGACGAGCCGGAGGCGCTGGACGAAACGCAGGCCGTCGAAGCGGTTGAGGCAGCTGAGCGGGTGGCCGAAACGCAAGGTGGGTTGGACCAGCGACTGGCAGCTGCGGAACAGCGGATCGGGCGCCTCGACCTGCAGGCGCAGGCTGCGTCGGGCAATGCGGCGCGAGCGGAAGGCCTGCTGATTGCGTTTGCCGCGCGCCGCACGCTCGATCGCGGCGCCGAACTTGGGTATCTTGCGGACCAGTTGCGGTTGCGGTTCGGGGACGCCAAACCCAACGCAGTGCGCGCCGTAATAGAGGGCGCGCGCGATCCGGTTACTCTGGATGGGCTGATCGCCCGGCTCGACGGGCTGGCTCCGGTACTGGAAACGCGCGAGGAAGAGCTGAGCTTTGCCCGCCTGCGCCGCGAACTGGGCGAAGTCTTCGTCGTCCGACGCGAAAACACACCGTCACCCCAACCCCGCCGCCGTCTGGAGCGCGCGCGGTTTTTCCTTGAAAGCGGACGCGTGCCGCGCGCGATTCAGGAAGTGCAGCAATTGCCCGGCGCGGCAAGCGCGCAGGACTGGATTACCGACGCGCAGCGTTACGCCCGGATCAGGGAAGCGTTGGACCTGCTGGAGACGACAGCGATACTGGAAACCCGCCAGTTGCGCGATGCCGATGCACAGCGGGTGGAGCAGCCAAGCCCAGCGCAATAAGCGGGGTCCGCGCCACTTATCCGCAATATCTATCCTCGCAGCAATTCCGGCAGATCGCCCGAAACGCCGCGCGCCTCGTTCATGAACCAGTCTTTCAGCATCGGCGCGCGCTGGATGCCTGCCATTCCCAAGCGGCGGACGGCAGAGGCACCTCGGCCCGGAATACCGAACAGCCGCGTCAGGCCGTCGGTTGCAAGCGCCACGGAAAAGGCGTCCAGCCCGCGCCAGTTTTCGTAACGCGCCAGCAATTGGGCGTCACCCGGCTCCAGCCCCAGCCGAAGCCCGTCATCCAGCACTTCCACCAACGCGCCAACATCGCGCAGGCCCAGGTTCAGGCCCTGTCCGGCGATGGGGTGGATGCCGTGCGCGCTGTCTCCGATCAAGGCTAGCCGCTCCGCCGTGATTTTGGCCGTGTGGTGGAAGCCCAGCGGCCAGGAACTACGCGGGCCTGCCTCAGTAATTTTGCCGAGGATACCGTCCATCCGCATTTCCGCTTCTGCGATGAAAGCCCGGTCGCCCAGTTTCAAGCTGCCGGCGGCGTCTTTTTCGTCCACCGTCCAGACCAGCGCGCTGCGATGACGGCCCTGTTCGTCATCGAGCAGAGGCAGCAGCGCGAACGGCCCTGCGGAATAGAAGATTTCCCACGCCACATGATCGTGCGGTTTTTCGTGGATCAACCCGGAAATGATGGCGCGGTGGCGGTAATCCCACTTCGCGATGGCGAGCCCGGCTTCGTCCCGTGTGGGGGAGCCGCGCCCTTCCGCGCCGACCAGCAACGCACCTTCCAGAACCGTTCCGTCCGCCAGGGTTGCCGACACCCCATGCTCGCCGCGATGTCGCGCCACCACCTCAGCACCGGGGTGCCAGTTTATGAGTGGTTCATCCTGCGCGGCATCGAACATCGCCTTGCGCAACTGCCGATTGGCGAACATCCGGCCCAGCGATCCCTCGCCTTCGCCCGGCTGGAAGTCGATCCGGCCCGGTCGCATGGCGTCGGTGACGGCAATCTTGGAAATCGGGCTGGCGAACGGCGCCAGCGCTTCGGCAAGACCGATATTCTTGAACAGGTTCCAGCTGGCAGTGGAAATGGCGGACGCACGGCCATCGAAGCCTTCCGCCATTTGTGCGGCCGGATCGGCGCGGTCTACAACATGGCTAGTCATCCCCTTGTTCGCGGCTGCCAGTGCCAGCGTCATGCCGACCAGCCCGCCGCCCAGTATGACCAGGTCGTTCCGCTTCGCGTGCGCCGCGTTCATGCCGTTTTCCATTCCAAAATCATCGCATGAACCCTATGGCCACCGGCACGATGCGCGCAAGCACCTTCCCGTTTTACCAACTTTTATCGGCCATGCTGGTTTTGTTGTCCGCTGCTTGCTGGCCGGGCATGTCGGCGGCCCGAGGCGAGACCAATCTCGCTGCCGAACTTGTCCCTTCGGGCGCTGCCGTTCCGGGTGAAACGCTGGAACTCGCGATCCGCTTCACACCGCGTACGCCGGAATGGCATGGCTACTGGTCCAATCCGGGCGATGCGGGGATCGGGATGCAGCTCGACTGGCAGCTGCCGGACGGATGGAAAGCGGGAGAGCCCGACTATCCCGTACCGCGCCGGCTACTCATTGCGGGGCTGATGAACCACGTTTACGAAGGGGAGTATGCAGTTCTGGTGCCCATAACGGTTCCAGAAAGCGCGCAGCCCGGATTGGTGCAGGCCATATCGGTAAATGCGCAATGGCTTGCCTGCACCGACCAGATCTGTGTGCCCGAAGGGGGTGTCCTGACCGCTGATGTCAAAGTGGCCGCAAAACCGGGCGCGGCAGCCCGCCAGTTCGCACAATGGCGCGCTGCGGTTCCGCCGATGCTGGACGCGGAAGGCCGGTTCGACCGGCAAGGCGGTACCCTGCGGATAGCCATACCGCTGGCAGAAGCCGCCGTGCTGAGCGATCCGCATGTGTTCCTCGCAACCGAAGATCTGGTGCGGTATTCCGCCGCCCAGACTTTCCGGCGGCAGGGCGATGTTCTGGTGGCGGAAATACCGCTTGATGGCGATCCCGTCCTTCCCGACACGGTAAGCGGCATTCTGGCTTTTGCAGATGGCGAAGGTGTTCGCTTTGAGGCCGAGGTCGGGATTGTGCCTTCGAGCCTGCCGCTGTTCGCAGCCGCTGATAGCCAAGTTGGCGACTTCTGGCTTGTCCTGCTGGCGGCGCTGGCGGGCGGGTTGTTGCTCAACATCCTGCCTTGCGTGTTTCCGATCCTCAGCCTGAAAGCCCTGTCGCTGGTGCGCGCCGGTGGGAGCGAGCGCACAGCAAGGCGCGAAGGTGCGGCCTATCTGGCAGGCACCACCGCAATGACGTTGGGATTAGGCGCTCTGTTACTGGTCCTGCGCGCCGGTGGGGAGCAGGCTGGGTGGGCTTTCCAGTTGCAGGAACCGGCAATTATCGCAGCCCTGCTGGTACTGATGGTGGCAATCACCGCCAATCTGGCCGGGCTGTTTCACCTGCCCAGCCTGTCCTTCTCTCGTCAGACGGGTGCGAGTGGCGCGTTCGGTACCGGGTTATTGGCGGCTTTCGTGGCGACGCCATGCACGGGTCCGTTCATGGCGGCGGCGCTGGGCGCGGCTTTGCTGCTGCCGAACTGGCAGGCGATGGCCCTGTTCGGGATGCTGGGAGTAGGGCTGGGGCTGCCGTTCCTGCTAATCGGCTTCGTCCCGTCGCTGCGCCGGATGCTACCCAAACCGGGGGCATGGATGGAGACATTCCGCAAGCTGATGGCGGTACCCATGGCGCTGACGGCGGCGGCTTTGGTGTGGCTTTGCTGGCGGATCGGGGGCGCTGCATTCGCAGGACTCGCGGTGGCGTTGGCTTTCCTGCTGACTCTCGCCATGGCGCGCGCATCGCAGCGCAGGATGGCGGGCAAGCATGTTCTTGGCGGCACGGTCGCCCCTGCTCTGGTGCTGTCTGTAGCGGCGATCTTCGTAATGTCGCGCGTCGTTGCTGGCGGCACGACTGCTACAGAGATCGAAAGCGTGCTGGACACCGAGCCATTTTCCGCCGCTGCCTTGGCCGAGGCGCGCGCAGGAAGTAGGCCGGTATTCGTATGGATGACCGCCGATTGGTGCGTCACCTGCAAGATCAACGAAAGCGTTGCCATCGAACGTCAGGCAACGCGGGAGGCGTTCGAAGCCGCAAATGTCACCGTATTGCGCGGCGACTGGACCCGGCGCGATGCTGAAATTGGGGCGTATATAGCCGAGCAGGGCGCGGCCGGGGTGCCGCTCTATATCTGGTACGACGATGGCGGGCCGGGCAGGAAATTGCCGCAATTGCTGGGGCAGGATGCGCTGGTCGAACTGGCCGAAGCGAGTGCCGCTCGTTGAGAGTGGCGCTGGAAGCTAGTCCAGGTCCTCCTGCTCCATTTCCTCCTCCGGCGCGTCCTGTTCCAAATCTTCCGTTTCTGCACCCAGATCCTGTTCGGGAGGTGCGGCGCGGCATTGGCTGACAAGTTCGCCGGGCAACGGGCTGGCGTTCAATTTGACCAGGCCGGCGCCCGGTACTGTTACCGTAACATCGCGCGGCCCGGTCAGGACGTTAAACTCCGTCCGGTCCGCCGCATCCACGCCGCGCCACAGCCACGCCCGGCCGTTATATTCCGCATCGACCGGCACACGGGCGACATGGCCGTTGCCAACCAGTGCCATCAGCGCCTGTGCCTTGGCATCTGCCCGTGCAAAGCGGGTGAATTCGAGTTGCCCGGTGCCATCATCGGCGGCGGAACATTCCAGTGCCAGCAGAGGCGCTGCGCCGGGTACGCCGTAAACCAGCCGCGCATCGATACCCGGGCGCAAATCGGTGGCAACCCAGACTGCGCCTTCTGTATCGGGAGAGGGCAACGGCTCGCTTGCGAAATCGCGGCTTTCCGCAAGGTCCACCCGCTCGACATAGCCGTCCGCCGCCGGCGGGGCGCACGCGGTAACAGCGCCTGCCGTCAGTGCTACCACACCGCATTTTCGCCACATGCTGGCCCCCATACTGGCCATTATCACTTGCCCCAGCGCTTTTTCTTCTGGCCGTAACGGGTCTTGCGGGTGCCGGGTTTGCCTTCGTTGCTGCGACCCACCTTCGGCGCCTTGTGTTCCAGTTCGGGCAGGCCGAGCTCGTCATTTTCGAGAGAGCGGATTTCGTCTCGCAACCGTCCGGCCGTCTCGAATTCAAGATCGGCGGCCGCGGCGCGCATCTGTTTTTCCAGATCCTCGATATAGGCGCGCAAATTGTGGCCGACCAAATTTGCCGGTGCGTTGTCGTCATCGGCATTCGACATGCCGTCATTCGCAGCGGAGATCGAAACGATATCGGCAATGCCGCGCGTAATCGTGCGCGGCGTGATGTCGTGTTCTTCGTTATAAGCGCGCTGTTTTTCCCGCCGACGCTCGGTTTCTGCCATGGCGCGTTCCATGCTTCCGGTAATCCGATCAGCATAGAGGATAACCTTCCCATCCACGTTGCGCGCCGCGCGCCCGATGGTCTGGATCAGGCTGGTTTCGGAGCGGAGGAAGCCTTCCTTGTCCGCATCGAGGATCGCCACCAGCCCGCATTCGGGAATGTCCAATCCCTCACGCAGCAGGTTGATGCCGACCAGCACGTCATACACGCCCAGCCGCAGATCACGGATCAGCTCGATCCGCTCCAGCGTTTCCACGTCGGAGTGCATGTAGCGGACTTTCAGCCCGGCCTCGTGCATGAACTCGGTAAGGTCCTCGCTCATCCGCTTGGTCAGCGTGGTGACAAGCGTGCGGTAGCCGTTGGCGGCAACTTTGCGGCATTCCTCGATACAATCCTGCACTTGGTCTTCCACGGGCCGGATTTCGATCGGCGGGTCGATCAGGCCGGTCGGGCGAATGACCTGTTCGGCAAACACACCGCCGGTCTGCTCCATCTCCCACCCGCCCGGAGTTGCGGAGACAGCAAAGGTCTGCGGCCGCATCGCGTCCCACTCGTTGAAGCGCAAGGGGCGGTTGTCGATACAGGATGGTAGGCGGAAGCCATATTCGGCGAGCGTCAGCTTGCGGCGATGATCACCTTTCGCCATCGCGCCGATCTGCGGCACGGTCTGGTGGCTTTCATCGACGAACAGCAGCGCGTTTTCCGGCAGATATTCGAACAAGGTCGGTGGCGGTTCGCCGGGCAGGCGACCGGTCAGGAAACGCGAGTAGTTCTCGATCCCTGCGCAGCTTCCGGTCGCAGCAATCATTTCGAGGTCAAAATTGGTGCGCTGCTCCAACCGCTGCGCTTCCAGCAGCAAGCCTTCTTCTTGCAATTCCTTCAGCCGTTCGGTCAGTTCGAACTTGATGGCGCTGGCGGCCTGCTTCATCGTCGGGCCGGGTGTGACGTAGTGCGAATTGGCATAGATGCGCACAGTCTTGAGGCTGGCGCCCTTCTTGCCGGTCAGCGGATCGAATTCGTGAATTTCCTCGATATCGTCACCGAAGAAGCTGATGCGCCAAGCCATGTCTTCATAATGGCTGGGGTATATCTCCAGATTGTCGCCGCGGACACGAAAATTGCCGCGCCCGAACCCGGCATCGTTGCGCTTGTATTGCAGCGCCACCAGCTTGCGAATGAGTTCGCGCTGGTCGACTGTTTCGCCCGCCTTGATATCGAAGATCATGGCGGAATAGGTTTCGACAGAGCCGATCCCGTACAGGCACGATACCGATGCCACGATAATTACATCGTCGCGTTCCAGCAGGGAGCGTGTGGCCGAATGACGCATCCGGTCGATCGCCTCGTTTACCGAGCTTTCCTTCTCGATATAGGTGTCCGACCGCGCGACATAGGCTTCCGGTTGGTAGTAATCGTAATAACTGACGAAATACTCGACCGCGTTGTTGGGAAAGAAGCTCTTGAATTCGCCGTATAGCTGGGCGGCTAGGATCTTGTTGGGTGCCAGGATTAGCGCGGGCCGCTGCGTTGCCTCGATCACCTTGGCCATGGTGAAAGTCTTGCCGCTGCCGGTGACGCCCAGCAACGTCTGCGTCTGTTCGCCGTCCTTCACGCCCTGAACGAGTTCCGCAATCGCGCGTGGCTGGTCGCCTGCTGGCGAATAATCCGACACCAGTTCGAACTTACGGCCGCCCATCGATTTGTTGGGTCGTACGGGTTTGTGCGGTTTGAATTCGCCCGTGGTGTCGGGTTCCTCCAAGCCTCTGCGAATAACCAGTTCTGCCATGGCGGACCATATGGGGAACAGCGGCGGCCGGGGCAAGCGGCCGCGTGAAGCTGTCACCGCCGGGGTCGCCAGCATCTTGGCAAGCTCCTTGGCAAGCGATGCCACGCGCGGTAGCCTGCCGGTCGGCTACCGACGATTTTGGAGACCTGGCGATGCGCTATTCCTACGCAGTTATTCTCGCATTCGCGCTTACACTCGCCGCGTGCGGCAGCGATCCGGCGACGCCAATGGACGAGGAAGAATTGCTGGCGCGTGCGGACGCTTTGGTGATGCCGAAGGCCGGTCTCTACAACGCGAGCACCGAAATGCTGGAATTCGATGTTGCCGGCCTCCCGCCGCAGCAAGCCGACCGGATGAAGGACATGATGTCCGGCATGCGCGGGGCACCGCAATCCTATTGCCTGACGCAGGCCGATGTGGAGGGCGGTTTCAAGGAATCGCTTCGCCGCCTGAACCAGAAGCAGGGCGAAAGCTGCGACTTTACCGCGTTCGAAACCGATGGCGACGACGTAGATGCCGCAATGTCATGCTCGGTCCCGGGTGGCGGCACGGCGGACATCGAGATGGACGGCACGGTCAGCGCGGAACAGCAGGATATGGTCATGACCATCACCACGTCGAGCAGCATGATACCCGGAGGCAAGATGACGATGAAGATGCGAACGACTGCAGAATATAGCGGCCCCTGCGGCTGACTGTTCTTCAGTCGCGATCGGCTGGTTCATGGGCAGTATAAGCAGGCGCTCACATAAACCGGGCATGGCTTTCAGCAATCTGACATTGCGGCGTTCCGCAACCTCCCCGCCGGTAGCCATGGCGAGTGCGACCGGAACTTTAGCGCCAACGGACGCCATCGGGTTTCGCACCCGGCTCGCGCTTGCAAGCGAACGGCCTGCCGTTCCCGAACCACGCCCGCCCGTATGGCGGATGATGGCGGAACTTGAATATATGGCCGAACCGGTGCGTCGCCGGTTCCGCAAGATCGACGTCCCGCGCGCCGCCCATCCGCGCACGGTCATGATCCTGCCAGGTTTCGCCACAACACCGTGGCGGATGCGCTATCTCGCCGTGCAGCTGGAGCGGGCAGGGCATACCGTCAGGCGCTGGGGCCTCGGCACGAATTGGGGACCGACGCCTGAAAACGTTTCCTTTCTCGAAGGACGGCTGGCGACATTGTCCGAATTGTCGGGCGACAAGGTATCGCTGGTCGGCTGGAGCCTGGGTGGGCTGTTCGCGCGCGAGCTTGCCCGCAGGCGCCCTGCGAATGTGGCGAAAGTCATCACGATGGGTACGCCGTTTTCTGGTAGCCCGCGCGCCAACAACGCCTGGCGCGCGTATCAATTCGTTACCGGCCACAGCGTGGATGCGCCCCCGATCACGGGTGATGTAGCGATCAAGCCACCCGTGCCTACGGTAGCGTTATGGAGTCCGCGCGACGGTATTATTGCGCCGCGTGCCGCCTGCGGCAGGCAGGGCGAACGGGATCGCGCGATTGCCCTGCGGTGCACGCATATGGGCTTTTCCTTCAGCCGGGAGGCGATTGAAACTCTGGCGGCGGAACTGGACGCGCCCTGAAGGCTTGGTAAGGGGAAGCGCGCTGCATTTCCGCAAGGCGCGCTGCATCCTGTGCCATCAGCGGGCGCGATGCCCCGGGGGTTCATCATCGGCGACAACAGTTTTTTCAACGAGATGCGCAATGCCGACGGCAGCGTGCGTCCGGCTTACGAAGATTACGCAACCTGGTTTGATGAGCAGGAAGACGGATTTCTGGCGCGCAAGGGTGCCGAGGCGGAAGGGGCCTTTCGCAAGACCGGCATCACCTTCAATGTCTATGGCGAGGATGAGGCTGAAGAACGTCTAATCCCGTTCGACATGGTGCCGCGGGTGTTGACTGCGAGCGAATGGCGCCGGCTTACGCGCGGTATCGAACAGCGGGTCAAGGCGCTAAACGCCTTCATGTACGATCTCTATCACCGGCAGGAGATCATCCGCGCCGGTCGCCTGCCGCAGCGATTGTTCCGCAATAACGAAGCCTGGCTTCCCAACATGGTCGGTTTTACGCCGCCGGGCGGGGTCTACACCCACATCGTAGGAATTGATTTGGTTCGTACCGGGCCGGACGAGTTTTACGTGCTGGAAGACAATGCGCGCACCCCGTCGGGCGTTTCCTACATGCTGGAAAACCGCGAAACGATGATGAGCATGTTCCCCGAACTATTCACCCGCGTCGGCGTGCGCCCGGTTTCGGACTATCCGCGCCGCCTTGCCAAAAGCCTTGCGGCCTGTGCCCCCGATATGACGACCGGCAAGCCTCGCGTCGCTGTGCTGACGCCGGGTATCTACAACAGCGCCTATTACGAACACGCCTTCCTTGCCGATCAGATGGGCGCAGAGCTGGTCGAGGGTAGCGATTTGCGCGTGATCGATGGCCGCGTGGCGATGCGGACCACCCATGGGTTCCAGCCGGTCGACGTGATCTACCGGCGGGTTGATGACGATTTTCTCGATCCGCTGACTTTCAACCCCGACAGCGCGCTGGGCGTGCCGGGCATCATGGATGTATACCGCGCGGGCGGCATCACGATTGCAAACGCGCCAGGTACCGGCGTGTGCGACGACAAGGCGATTTACAGCTTCATGCCGGAAATCGTCGAATTCTATACCGGCGAAAAGCCGCTGCTGCCGAACGTCCAGACCTGGCGCTGCGCTGAGCCGGACAGCCTGGCCTATGTGCTCGACAATCTGGCCGAACTGGTGGTGAAAGAAGTCCACGGTTCGGGCGGTTACGGAATGCTCATTGGCCCGGCGGCGAATTCCGACGAACTGGACGCATTCCGCCGCAAGCTGCGGGACAATCCGGAAAATTACATCGCACAGCCGACGCTGGCGCTTAGCACTTGTCCCATTTTTACCGAAAGCGGCCTTGCCCCGCGTCACGTCGATTTACGGCCCTACGTGCTGGTTTCACCCAATGGGGTAGATATCACGCCCGGTGGTCTAACGCGGGTAGCGATGGAGGATGGATCGCTGGTCGTGAACTCTTCGCAAGGCGGAGGCACCAAGGATACTTGGGTGTTGAAAGACTGATGGCTGCGCGCGCAACACGGGAAACAGCTTCATGTTAGGTCGCACCGCAAATGGCGTGTTCTGGCTCTTCCGGTATCTGGAGCGGGTCGAAAATACCGCCCGCCTGCTGGATGCGGGTCTGCGCATGGCGCTCACCCGCGATATCGTTACGGCGGAGGAAGAGTGGCGCTCGGTCATGGAAACTGCCGGGCAGCGCGCCGGTTACGAAACGAAGCATGGTACCTATACGGGCGTACAGGCCTGGAACTATATCCTGCGGGATAATGACAATCCGGCAAACGTCCTGAAAATGTTCGAAGGTGTTCGAACAAACGCCCGTTTGGCGCGCAACGCGATCAGCGGCGAATTGTGGGAAGCCATCAACGAAGGCTGGATGCAGATCGAAGAGCTGCTGTCACGGCCGGTCGGCCAAGGCGAAGTTGGCGAGGTTATCGCGACGATTCGCCGCGCCGCTACTCTCGCTCATGGCGCGGTTGACGGTACTTTGTTGCGCAATGCGGCGTATTACTTTGGCCGGGCGGGCACCTTCCTGGAACGCGCCGACAGCACCGCCCGCATCCTCGATATCAAGTACTACCTGCTGCTGCCGTCCTTCAGTCATGTCGGCTCCAGCCTGGATACTGGCCAATGGGAGCATATTCTGCGCTCCGTATCGGGTGACCGTGCCTATCGCTGGCTCAATGCAGGCAATATCGATGCGCGCGGTATGGTCGAATTTCTGGTGCTGGACGACCGGTTTCCGCGCAGTCTCGCCTTTTGCCATTCGGCTCTCCGCGATAATCTGGCGGCGCTGGCCCGGGTGCATGGCCGCGAAGGGCAGTGCAACGAAATCATCCGCCAAGCCGATATCGAACTGACCGACCTGACGAT of the Alteripontixanthobacter maritimus genome contains:
- the uvrB gene encoding excinuclease ABC subunit UvrB produces the protein MAELVIRRGLEEPDTTGEFKPHKPVRPNKSMGGRKFELVSDYSPAGDQPRAIAELVQGVKDGEQTQTLLGVTGSGKTFTMAKVIEATQRPALILAPNKILAAQLYGEFKSFFPNNAVEYFVSYYDYYQPEAYVARSDTYIEKESSVNEAIDRMRHSATRSLLERDDVIIVASVSCLYGIGSVETYSAMIFDIKAGETVDQRELIRKLVALQYKRNDAGFGRGNFRVRGDNLEIYPSHYEDMAWRISFFGDDIEEIHEFDPLTGKKGASLKTVRIYANSHYVTPGPTMKQAASAIKFELTERLKELQEEGLLLEAQRLEQRTNFDLEMIAATGSCAGIENYSRFLTGRLPGEPPPTLFEYLPENALLFVDESHQTVPQIGAMAKGDHRRKLTLAEYGFRLPSCIDNRPLRFNEWDAMRPQTFAVSATPGGWEMEQTGGVFAEQVIRPTGLIDPPIEIRPVEDQVQDCIEECRKVAANGYRTLVTTLTKRMSEDLTEFMHEAGLKVRYMHSDVETLERIELIRDLRLGVYDVLVGINLLREGLDIPECGLVAILDADKEGFLRSETSLIQTIGRAARNVDGKVILYADRITGSMERAMAETERRREKQRAYNEEHDITPRTITRGIADIVSISAANDGMSNADDDNAPANLVGHNLRAYIEDLEKQMRAAAADLEFETAGRLRDEIRSLENDELGLPELEHKAPKVGRSNEGKPGTRKTRYGQKKKRWGK
- a CDS encoding protein-disulfide reductase DsbD family protein, with amino-acid sequence MATGTMRASTFPFYQLLSAMLVLLSAACWPGMSAARGETNLAAELVPSGAAVPGETLELAIRFTPRTPEWHGYWSNPGDAGIGMQLDWQLPDGWKAGEPDYPVPRRLLIAGLMNHVYEGEYAVLVPITVPESAQPGLVQAISVNAQWLACTDQICVPEGGVLTADVKVAAKPGAAARQFAQWRAAVPPMLDAEGRFDRQGGTLRIAIPLAEAAVLSDPHVFLATEDLVRYSAAQTFRRQGDVLVAEIPLDGDPVLPDTVSGILAFADGEGVRFEAEVGIVPSSLPLFAAADSQVGDFWLVLLAALAGGLLLNILPCVFPILSLKALSLVRAGGSERTARREGAAYLAGTTAMTLGLGALLLVLRAGGEQAGWAFQLQEPAIIAALLVLMVAITANLAGLFHLPSLSFSRQTGASGAFGTGLLAAFVATPCTGPFMAAALGAALLLPNWQAMALFGMLGVGLGLPFLLIGFVPSLRRMLPKPGAWMETFRKLMAVPMALTAAALVWLCWRIGGAAFAGLAVALAFLLTLAMARASQRRMAGKHVLGGTVAPALVLSVAAIFVMSRVVAGGTTATEIESVLDTEPFSAAALAEARAGSRPVFVWMTADWCVTCKINESVAIERQATREAFEAANVTVLRGDWTRRDAEIGAYIAEQGAAGVPLYIWYDDGGPGRKLPQLLGQDALVELAEASAAR
- a CDS encoding esterase/lipase family protein, producing MAFSNLTLRRSATSPPVAMASATGTLAPTDAIGFRTRLALASERPAVPEPRPPVWRMMAELEYMAEPVRRRFRKIDVPRAAHPRTVMILPGFATTPWRMRYLAVQLERAGHTVRRWGLGTNWGPTPENVSFLEGRLATLSELSGDKVSLVGWSLGGLFARELARRRPANVAKVITMGTPFSGSPRANNAWRAYQFVTGHSVDAPPITGDVAIKPPVPTVALWSPRDGIIAPRAACGRQGERDRAIALRCTHMGFSFSREAIETLAAELDAP
- a CDS encoding FAD-dependent monooxygenase; amino-acid sequence: MNAAHAKRNDLVILGGGLVGMTLALAAANKGMTSHVVDRADPAAQMAEGFDGRASAISTASWNLFKNIGLAEALAPFASPISKIAVTDAMRPGRIDFQPGEGEGSLGRMFANRQLRKAMFDAAQDEPLINWHPGAEVVARHRGEHGVSATLADGTVLEGALLVGAEGRGSPTRDEAGLAIAKWDYRHRAIISGLIHEKPHDHVAWEIFYSAGPFALLPLLDDEQGRHRSALVWTVDEKDAAGSLKLGDRAFIAEAEMRMDGILGKITEAGPRSSWPLGFHHTAKITAERLALIGDSAHGIHPIAGQGLNLGLRDVGALVEVLDDGLRLGLEPGDAQLLARYENWRGLDAFSVALATDGLTRLFGIPGRGASAVRRLGMAGIQRAPMLKDWFMNEARGVSGDLPELLRG
- a CDS encoding mitofilin family membrane protein, which codes for MMDSFTSGTSGNAADRGTTPDDTPDAGSTASSAKPTAKQAGAVSVRTMIGLIAAAFLAGAVLLAVLLHFSGYTSDRPETAQISTQQKLAADSASIDAALEAGAADEPEALDETQAVEAVEAAERVAETQGGLDQRLAAAEQRIGRLDLQAQAASGNAARAEGLLIAFAARRTLDRGAELGYLADQLRLRFGDAKPNAVRAVIEGARDPVTLDGLIARLDGLAPVLETREEELSFARLRRELGEVFVVRRENTPSPQPRRRLERARFFLESGRVPRAIQEVQQLPGAASAQDWITDAQRYARIREALDLLETTAILETRQLRDADAQRVEQPSPAQ
- a CDS encoding alpha-E domain-containing protein, with product MLGRTANGVFWLFRYLERVENTARLLDAGLRMALTRDIVTAEEEWRSVMETAGQRAGYETKHGTYTGVQAWNYILRDNDNPANVLKMFEGVRTNARLARNAISGELWEAINEGWMQIEELLSRPVGQGEVGEVIATIRRAATLAHGAVDGTLLRNAAYYFGRAGTFLERADSTARILDIKYYLLLPSFSHVGSSLDTGQWEHILRSVSGDRAYRWLNAGNIDARGMVEFLVLDDRFPRSLAFCHSALRDNLAALARVHGREGQCNEIIRQADIELTDLTIDAVLEQGLHQFLQQFTNRNAAISSAIADDYRFLA
- a CDS encoding DUF3617 domain-containing protein, whose product is MPRAVACRSATDDFGDLAMRYSYAVILAFALTLAACGSDPATPMDEEELLARADALVMPKAGLYNASTEMLEFDVAGLPPQQADRMKDMMSGMRGAPQSYCLTQADVEGGFKESLRRLNQKQGESCDFTAFETDGDDVDAAMSCSVPGGGTADIEMDGTVSAEQQDMVMTITTSSSMIPGGKMTMKMRTTAEYSGPCG
- a CDS encoding circularly permuted type 2 ATP-grasp protein, which translates into the protein MPRGFIIGDNSFFNEMRNADGSVRPAYEDYATWFDEQEDGFLARKGAEAEGAFRKTGITFNVYGEDEAEERLIPFDMVPRVLTASEWRRLTRGIEQRVKALNAFMYDLYHRQEIIRAGRLPQRLFRNNEAWLPNMVGFTPPGGVYTHIVGIDLVRTGPDEFYVLEDNARTPSGVSYMLENRETMMSMFPELFTRVGVRPVSDYPRRLAKSLAACAPDMTTGKPRVAVLTPGIYNSAYYEHAFLADQMGAELVEGSDLRVIDGRVAMRTTHGFQPVDVIYRRVDDDFLDPLTFNPDSALGVPGIMDVYRAGGITIANAPGTGVCDDKAIYSFMPEIVEFYTGEKPLLPNVQTWRCAEPDSLAYVLDNLAELVVKEVHGSGGYGMLIGPAANSDELDAFRRKLRDNPENYIAQPTLALSTCPIFTESGLAPRHVDLRPYVLVSPNGVDITPGGLTRVAMEDGSLVVNSSQGGGTKDTWVLKD